One genomic segment of Planktothrix serta PCC 8927 includes these proteins:
- a CDS encoding HEAT repeat domain-containing protein has product MTRQALVVGINRYPFTEQNLTLASKDAEEIARVLRDYGQFDSVKVLPEICQDGAIKVEEKGLVKGEILQEEISKLFNPANNNYPDTALLFFAGHGLLQTSAQNELKGYLCPSDVEPSGEFAIPFDWLRDELIKSQVRNQIVWLDCCHSGAFTNENFDQAYTTNQNRPEVSRWLVAACRQFQEAVAVEDHGLLTRLLLRGLNPHQDERGDWINSTNLNAFINDERQKDPKLKTFEQRFRSNLLGEAINFWQKLGASESQAPKNVPINWREVSQNALAERQKLTTNPLTTGDGVEHTLDDIYVPLGLVEKVKKEKRPGEVSPEEGSQFYQPEKEYEEVTRTYKNDEFFAQVLKQGQSPKSQGRRLAVTGEPGAGKTTLLQKIAQWVAAETERDVAIWVSLADLQRRNVEEYLLQKWLKDALGAVRVTPEMEDALALLFKSGRVWLLLDGVDEMGSSNPLATVANQISGWVASARVVVTCRQNVWDAGKNALEGFDVYRNLDFDYPEGVGQFIHRWFARHPELGERLLAELAKDGKERIRDTVRNPLRLALLCRAWQIRQGGLPETKAGLYRQFAEALYEWKQEAFPTKSKQRKELNAALGRLALRGMEQSESRFRLREGLVTEVLGETDEPLCKLALDLGWLNLVGVAVENPDERVYAFYHPTFQEYFAALAVDDWGYFLHHVPDNPSLGTYRIFEKQWKEVILLWFGREDVQKEKKEAFIEKLVNFDDGCGSWNYPKVDRGFYEYRAYFLAGAIVPEFKDSRLADEIVSQIFKSCVSYLYSIKAGANAVLVETDSSRAINHLIRILDETSDESTRRSAADNLGKIAGANEGAIAHLSQLLAETSHEYTHSRVADILGEIAVGNEWASARLNQLLADTSPEYSRVADNLVKIAVGNEGAIARLSQLLAETSDDDTRSRVANILGEIAVGNEGAIARLSQLLAETSDDNTRSRVADILGEIAVGNEGVIAQLSQLFNKTSHNDKQVDQLYSSKSPILDQSSQRRVSDLFSKTAKGNKGAIDRLIQLLDENNKLTRATAADILNRIEIGTEGVIDRLIQLIDQNSDELIQRMVADILGRIEAGHEGAIKCLIQLLGETSAESTRRVIANSLGKIAVGNEEAIFRLLQLLDKTSDENTRRIVAYILGKIIVTDEQYCRLVAVLKHNLNKNIYQNKFDLYEQCYQLIWQCAQNLTYPEFYTAYNQKTNNVLQKLWQYLNRPRF; this is encoded by the coding sequence ATGACCAGGCAGGCTTTGGTGGTGGGGATTAATCGCTATCCTTTTACTGAACAAAATTTAACACTAGCCTCAAAAGATGCGGAGGAAATTGCCCGTGTACTCAGAGATTACGGGCAATTTGATTCTGTGAAAGTGCTTCCAGAAATCTGCCAAGATGGGGCGATTAAGGTGGAGGAAAAAGGTTTGGTGAAAGGGGAAATTCTCCAAGAGGAAATCTCTAAACTATTCAATCCTGCTAATAATAATTATCCCGATACAGCATTGCTATTTTTTGCCGGACATGGCTTGCTACAAACCTCAGCACAAAATGAACTTAAGGGATATTTATGCCCTAGTGATGTCGAGCCCAGTGGAGAGTTTGCCATTCCTTTTGATTGGTTGCGAGATGAATTAATCAAGAGTCAAGTAAGAAATCAAATTGTTTGGTTAGACTGTTGCCATAGTGGAGCATTTACTAATGAGAATTTTGATCAGGCATATACCACAAATCAAAATCGGCCAGAAGTAAGTCGTTGGTTGGTTGCCGCTTGTCGCCAATTTCAGGAGGCGGTGGCGGTGGAAGATCATGGTTTGTTGACAAGGTTGCTGTTACGGGGACTCAATCCTCATCAAGATGAGCGGGGGGACTGGATTAATAGCACAAATTTGAATGCTTTTATTAATGATGAGAGGCAAAAAGATCCAAAATTAAAGACATTTGAGCAGCGATTTCGCTCGAATTTACTGGGAGAAGCGATTAATTTTTGGCAAAAATTGGGTGCGAGTGAGAGTCAAGCACCCAAAAATGTGCCGATTAATTGGCGCGAAGTCTCTCAAAACGCCTTAGCAGAAAGACAAAAACTCACCACTAATCCCCTCACTACGGGCGATGGGGTAGAGCATACTCTTGATGATATTTATGTGCCTCTGGGATTAGTAGAAAAGGTAAAGAAAGAAAAACGCCCTGGGGAGGTTTCGCCAGAGGAAGGTTCCCAATTTTATCAGCCAGAAAAGGAGTATGAAGAAGTCACCCGCACTTATAAAAATGATGAGTTTTTCGCCCAAGTGCTGAAACAGGGGCAAAGTCCGAAAAGTCAAGGGCGCAGGTTAGCGGTGACGGGGGAACCGGGGGCGGGGAAAACCACGCTTTTACAGAAAATAGCCCAATGGGTAGCAGCAGAGACAGAGCGGGATGTGGCAATTTGGGTGTCTTTGGCAGATTTGCAGAGGCGAAATGTTGAGGAGTACCTACTGCAAAAGTGGCTCAAGGATGCTCTGGGGGCGGTGCGGGTAACGCCGGAAATGGAAGATGCACTGGCGTTGCTGTTTAAGAGTGGGCGAGTGTGGCTGTTGCTGGATGGGGTGGATGAAATGGGGAGTAGCAACCCCCTAGCGACGGTGGCGAATCAGATTAGCGGTTGGGTTGCTTCAGCGCGAGTGGTGGTGACTTGTCGCCAGAATGTGTGGGATGCGGGGAAAAATGCCCTGGAAGGGTTTGATGTTTATCGCAATCTCGATTTTGACTACCCGGAGGGGGTGGGGCAATTTATTCATCGCTGGTTTGCGCGTCACCCAGAGTTAGGGGAGCGGTTGCTGGCAGAATTAGCCAAAGACGGAAAAGAGCGGATTCGGGATACGGTGCGAAATCCCCTGCGGTTGGCGCTGTTGTGTCGTGCTTGGCAAATTCGTCAGGGGGGTTTACCGGAAACCAAGGCGGGGCTTTATAGGCAGTTTGCCGAGGCGCTGTATGAGTGGAAGCAGGAGGCTTTTCCTACGAAATCCAAGCAGCGAAAGGAGTTGAATGCGGCGTTGGGAAGGTTGGCGCTGCGGGGGATGGAGCAATCTGAGTCTCGGTTTCGGTTAAGGGAAGGTTTGGTAACGGAGGTTTTGGGGGAAACTGATGAGCCGTTGTGTAAGTTGGCTTTAGATTTGGGTTGGTTGAATTTGGTAGGGGTGGCGGTGGAAAATCCCGATGAGCGGGTTTATGCGTTTTATCATCCCACGTTTCAGGAGTATTTTGCAGCGTTGGCGGTAGATGATTGGGGTTATTTTTTGCATCATGTACCGGATAATCCAAGTTTGGGGACTTATCGGATTTTTGAGAAGCAGTGGAAAGAGGTGATTTTGCTGTGGTTTGGGCGGGAGGATGTGCAAAAGGAGAAAAAAGAGGCGTTTATTGAGAAGTTGGTAAATTTTGATGATGGTTGTGGTAGTTGGAATTATCCGAAAGTGGATAGAGGTTTCTATGAATATCGGGCTTATTTTCTCGCGGGGGCTATAGTTCCTGAGTTTAAAGATAGTCGTTTGGCTGATGAAATTGTTAGTCAAATTTTTAAAAGTTGCGTTAGTTATCTGTATTCAATTAAAGCAGGAGCAAACGCAGTATTAGTAGAAACTGATAGCTCAAGGGCAATCAATCATTTAATCCGCATACTTGATGAAACTTCTGATGAATCTACCCGCAGGAGTGCTGCCGATAATTTGGGTAAAATCGCGGGGGCAAATGAGGGGGCAATCGCTCATTTAAGCCAACTGCTTGCTGAAACTTCTCATGAATATACCCATAGTCGTGTTGCCGATATTTTGGGAGAAATAGCAGTGGGAAATGAGTGGGCGAGCGCCCGGTTAAACCAACTGCTTGCTGACACTTCTCCTGAATATAGTCGTGTTGCCGATAATTTGGTAAAAATAGCAGTGGGAAATGAAGGAGCGATCGCCCGGTTAAGTCAACTGCTTGCTGAAACTTCTGATGATGACACCCGCAGTCGTGTTGCTAATATTTTGGGAGAAATAGCAGTGGGAAATGAAGGAGCGATCGCCCGGTTAAGCCAACTACTTGCTGAAACTTCTGATGATAACACCCGTAGTCGTGTTGCCGATATTTTGGGAGAAATAGCAGTGGGAAATGAAGGTGTGATCGCCCAGTTAAGCCAACTGTTTAATAAAACTTCTCATAATGATAAGCAGGTGGATCAATTATATTCTTCAAAATCCCCAATATTAGATCAATCTAGTCAGAGAAGGGTTAGCGATCTATTTAGTAAAACAGCAAAGGGAAATAAGGGAGCAATTGACCGATTAATTCAACTACTAGATGAAAATAATAAATTGACTCGTGCGACTGCTGCTGATATTTTAAATAGAATAGAAATCGGTACTGAAGGAGTAATCGACCGCTTAATCCAACTCATAGATCAAAATTCAGACGAATTAATCCAGAGAATGGTTGCCGATATTTTAGGTCGAATAGAAGCAGGACATGAAGGAGCGATTAAATGCTTAATCCAACTGCTTGGTGAAACTTCTGCTGAATCTACCCGGAGGGTTATTGCCAATAGTTTAGGTAAAATAGCAGTGGGAAATGAGGAAGCGATTTTCCGTTTACTCCAACTGCTAGATAAAACTTCGGATGAAAATACTAGAAGAATTGTTGCCTATATATTGGGGAAAATCATTGTGACTGACGAGCAATATTGTCGGCTAGTTGCTGTACTCAAGCATAATCTAAATAAAAATATTTACCAAAATAAATTTGACCTTTACGAACAATGCTACCAACTTATTTGGCAATGCGCCCAAAACCTCACCTACCCAGAATTTTATACCGCATATAATCAAAAAACCAACAATGTCTTGCAAAAGCTATGGCAATACTTAAACCGCCCAAGATTTTAA
- a CDS encoding trypsin-like serine protease, translating to MSTSLPIIAPQPRISVPTSNPNDLTYLVQPGMGLDGVVKIQGLDGGSCTGSLLTTGRHILTVAHCVTNELAQPDYFSPSDYTIYFDLPSGQIAIPVSQIYIHPDWTSDFNYNNDIAILELSQPAPEAANRYDIYTGSDELGQIIQKVGYGFAATGNSGEQEYADIVSTKRMGQNRYDAFGELFNSYPYYYNNQPGKQLVYDFDNGLPENDAFGREFGINDLGLGLSEVNISPGDSGGPAFINGKIAGLTSTGFTSGTPGIDVTNTLDDSFGEYASDTRVSVYADWINQTINPSIYSGNDDIIGTIDNDFLYGYEGDDTLNGLGGDDNLFGGKGGDDLYGDEGNDNLYGNLEFDILFGGFGNDFLAGGQDFDYLYGEEGNDTLTGDLGNDYLTGGTGSDLFILSLSTSNSDELLADIIEDFEPGIDQIGLTEGLTEANLTLELSTNSYSYLPETLIRVTGSNQILGVVSNVSPEQLQGRFIAV from the coding sequence ATGTCAACTTCTTTGCCCATAATTGCACCCCAACCTCGCATTTCTGTTCCGACCTCTAATCCCAACGATTTGACTTATTTAGTACAACCCGGAATGGGGTTAGATGGTGTTGTTAAAATTCAAGGACTTGATGGGGGTAGTTGTACAGGATCATTATTAACAACCGGACGTCATATTTTAACCGTTGCTCATTGTGTAACGAATGAATTGGCACAACCTGATTATTTTTCTCCTTCAGACTATACCATTTATTTTGATTTACCATCGGGTCAAATTGCAATTCCTGTTTCTCAAATTTATATTCATCCTGATTGGACTTCTGATTTTAATTATAACAATGATATTGCAATTTTAGAACTCTCTCAACCTGCACCAGAAGCCGCCAATCGCTATGATATTTATACGGGTTCGGATGAACTGGGGCAAATTATTCAAAAAGTAGGCTATGGGTTTGCTGCTACTGGAAATTCAGGAGAACAGGAGTATGCTGATATTGTTTCGACAAAAAGAATGGGGCAAAATCGTTATGATGCTTTTGGGGAATTATTTAATAGCTACCCTTATTATTATAATAATCAACCCGGTAAACAATTAGTTTATGATTTTGATAATGGTTTACCCGAAAATGATGCCTTTGGACGAGAATTTGGTATTAATGATTTAGGATTAGGATTATCAGAAGTCAATATTAGTCCTGGGGATTCGGGGGGGCCAGCCTTTATTAATGGCAAAATTGCGGGTTTGACTTCCACAGGTTTTACTTCAGGAACACCGGGTATTGATGTTACTAATACCTTAGATGATAGCTTTGGTGAATATGCTTCTGATACCAGAGTTTCGGTCTATGCAGATTGGATTAATCAAACAATTAATCCTTCTATTTATAGCGGAAATGATGATATTATTGGTACAATCGATAATGATTTTCTCTATGGGTATGAAGGGGATGATACTCTCAATGGTTTGGGGGGAGATGATAATCTATTTGGGGGAAAAGGTGGTGATGATCTCTATGGAGATGAGGGAAATGATAATCTTTATGGAAATTTAGAGTTTGATATCCTTTTTGGGGGTTTTGGGAATGATTTTTTAGCCGGAGGTCAAGATTTTGATTATCTTTATGGAGAAGAAGGAAATGATACATTAACTGGAGATTTAGGGAACGACTATTTAACCGGAGGAACAGGTTCAGATCTATTTATTCTTTCCTTAAGTACCTCTAATTCAGATGAATTGTTAGCAGATATTATTGAAGATTTTGAACCCGGTATTGATCAAATTGGCTTAACAGAAGGTTTAACAGAAGCAAATTTAACCTTAGAATTATCAACAAATTCCTATTCCTATTTACCGGAAACGCTGATTCGGGTTACGGGATCAAATCAAATTTTAGGTGTAGTTTCTAACGTTTCTCCTGAACAATTGCAAGGCCGTTTTATTGCGGTTTAA
- the grxC gene encoding glutaredoxin 3, producing MAATVEIYTWSTCPFCIRAKALLKKKGVDFTEYVIDGDEAAREQMTERSNGPRSLPQIFINDQHIGGCDDIYALDRQGKLDPLLV from the coding sequence ATGGCCGCAACTGTTGAAATTTACACTTGGAGTACCTGTCCCTTCTGTATTCGAGCTAAAGCATTACTGAAGAAGAAAGGTGTAGACTTCACCGAATACGTTATTGATGGGGATGAAGCCGCACGAGAGCAAATGACAGAACGATCAAATGGCCCTCGTTCCCTTCCTCAAATCTTTATTAATGATCAGCACATTGGGGGTTGTGATGATATTTATGCCTTAGATCGTCAAGGAAAACTTGATCCCTTACTGGTTTAA